A single genomic interval of Selenobaculum gibii harbors:
- a CDS encoding amino acid ABC transporter permease: MDFNFSLVANSMPLLLEGAIVTIKITLISVGLGLFIGLFAGIARLAQFWPIRTLAAVYVDFIRGTPLLVQIFIMYFALPIITGMRVDPFIAAITACSINSGAYVAEIFRAGIESIDKGQMEAGRSLGMSWGQTMRYIIVPQAFKRVIPPLGNEFIAMLKDSSLVSVIGFEELTRRGQLIIARTYGSLEIWISVAFIYLIMTLTISRLVAYLERRYKIDDKY; encoded by the coding sequence ATGGATTTTAATTTTTCCTTGGTGGCAAATTCAATGCCATTATTATTAGAAGGTGCAATAGTAACGATAAAAATCACGCTAATTAGTGTTGGGTTAGGTTTGTTTATCGGCTTATTTGCGGGAATTGCACGATTAGCACAGTTTTGGCCGATAAGGACGCTGGCGGCAGTTTATGTTGACTTTATTCGTGGAACGCCACTCTTAGTGCAGATTTTTATTATGTATTTTGCATTACCGATAATTACTGGTATGAGGGTTGATCCGTTTATTGCTGCGATTACTGCTTGTAGTATTAATAGTGGTGCCTATGTTGCAGAAATTTTTCGGGCTGGGATTGAGTCAATTGATAAAGGTCAGATGGAGGCAGGACGTTCACTTGGGATGAGTTGGGGGCAGACGATGCGTTATATTATTGTACCGCAGGCATTTAAACGTGTTATTCCACCACTTGGTAACGAGTTTATTGCGATGTTAAAAGATTCTTCACTAGTTTCAGTTATCGGATTTGAAGAGCTTACACGTCGTGGGCAGCTAATTATTGCGCGTACATATGGTTCGTTGGAAATTTGGATTAGTGTAGCTTTTATTTATTTGATTATGACACTTACTATTTCCCGCTTAGTTGCGTATTTGGAGCGGAGGTACAAAATAGATGATAAGTATTAA
- a CDS encoding amino acid ABC transporter ATP-binding protein: MISIKNLHKAFGKIEVLKGINVEIEEKEVVVIIGPSGSGKSTLLRCINYLEQPTDGEIIVDGIPLSNESNINKVRTEVGMVFQRFNLFGHMTVMENITLAPMKVRMISKEEAKETALSLLRKVGLEDKANAYPSQLSGGQQQRVAIARALAMKPKIMLFDEPTSALDPEMVNEVLDVMKSLAKEGMTMVVVTHEMGFAREVGDRVLFVDEGKIVEEGSPKAIFESPQEERTKTFLSKIL, translated from the coding sequence ATGATAAGTATTAAAAATTTGCATAAAGCTTTTGGTAAGATTGAAGTTTTAAAAGGTATTAATGTAGAAATAGAAGAAAAAGAAGTCGTTGTTATTATCGGACCAAGTGGTTCCGGGAAAAGTACGTTATTGCGTTGCATTAATTATTTGGAGCAGCCGACAGATGGCGAAATTATTGTGGACGGAATTCCATTGAGCAATGAATCAAATATCAATAAAGTTCGTACTGAAGTAGGGATGGTTTTTCAACGCTTTAATTTATTTGGACATATGACGGTGATGGAAAATATTACATTAGCACCGATGAAAGTAAGAATGATTTCCAAAGAGGAAGCGAAAGAAACTGCATTGAGTTTGCTTAGAAAAGTCGGGCTTGAAGATAAAGCGAATGCATATCCATCTCAATTATCTGGAGGGCAGCAACAACGTGTAGCAATTGCTAGAGCACTGGCGATGAAGCCTAAAATTATGCTTTTCGATGAACCTACTTCTGCGCTTGATCCAGAGATGGTAAACGAGGTGCTTGATGTTATGAAGAGCCTTGCAAAAGAGGGGATGACAATGGTCGTAGTTACTCACGAAATGGGATTTGCTCGTGAGGTTGGTGACAGGGTGCTTTTTGTCGATGAAGGTAAAATTGTTGAAGAAGGATCTCCGAAAGCGATTTTTGAATCGCCACAAGAGGAACGGACAAAAACATTTTTATCAAAAATCCTTTAA
- a CDS encoding transporter substrate-binding domain-containing protein, giving the protein MSKRLLALTSEDYGIAFDKNNTELVAKVNKALAELKANGEYDKIYQNGLVKSKIHKTKRGCIVLQPLSHAYLERVFMHRCKS; this is encoded by the coding sequence ATGTCAAAAAGATTACTTGCATTGACTTCGGAAGATTATGGAATTGCTTTTGATAAAAACAATACAGAGCTTGTAGCAAAAGTTAACAAGGCATTAGCTGAATTAAAGGCAAATGGTGAGTACGATAAAATCTATCAAAATGGTTTGGTCAAAAGTAAAATACATAAAACGAAAAGGGGTTGCATAGTACTGCAACCCCTTTCGCATGCATATCTTGAGAGAGTTTTTATGCATAGGTGTAAATCGTAG
- a CDS encoding cold shock domain-containing protein: MIGKVKWFSAEKGYGFIEREDGGDVFVHFSAIQDEGFKTLAEGQGVEFEIVDGARGPQASNVTKTA; the protein is encoded by the coding sequence ATGATTGGTAAAGTTAAATGGTTTAGCGCAGAAAAAGGTTACGGATTTATTGAAAGAGAAGATGGTGGCGATGTTTTCGTACATTTTTCCGCTATTCAAGATGAAGGATTTAAAACTCTAGCTGAAGGTCAAGGCGTTGAGTTTGAAATCGTTGATGGCGCACGTGGACCACAAGCTTCTAACGTTACAAAAACAGCTTAA
- the hpf gene encoding ribosome hibernation-promoting factor, HPF/YfiA family, giving the protein MATFTIRGKNIEITPALKDYVEKKVGKVTKYFDDVGAITALLTVTKGRHIVEVTVPVDGMLLRGEESTMDMYTSIDLVIEKLERQIHKHKTKLTKRFRTGGFKFETATAPVVEKNDESEEYPVAKTKKFPVKPMDVQEAIMQMNLINHDFFVFRNAKSEEVNVVYRRKDGRYALIEPE; this is encoded by the coding sequence ATGGCAACATTCACTATTAGAGGAAAAAACATTGAAATCACTCCAGCATTAAAAGATTATGTAGAAAAAAAAGTTGGCAAAGTAACAAAATATTTTGATGATGTTGGGGCAATTACCGCATTACTTACTGTGACGAAAGGACGGCATATTGTTGAGGTAACTGTACCTGTAGATGGTATGTTGCTTCGAGGAGAAGAATCCACAATGGATATGTATACTTCCATTGATCTTGTGATTGAAAAATTAGAACGTCAAATTCATAAACATAAAACAAAATTAACGAAACGTTTTCGTACAGGCGGGTTTAAATTTGAAACCGCAACAGCTCCTGTTGTAGAAAAAAATGATGAATCAGAAGAATATCCAGTCGCAAAGACGAAAAAATTCCCAGTAAAACCGATGGATGTTCAAGAAGCGATTATGCAAATGAACTTAATTAATCACGATTTCTTTGTATTTAGAAATGCGAAGAGTGAAGAAGTCAATGTTGTGTATCGCCGTAAAGATGGCAGATATGCCTTAATTGAACCAGAGTAA
- a CDS encoding basic amino acid ABC transporter substrate-binding protein, translated as MSRKLISLLMLSVFVVMALVTGCGSDTKKSDAKVLRIGTNADFAPFEFQDVDGKEYVGFDMDLARAIAKEMGYQADIQNVNFDGLIPALEAGNIDMIISGMTVTEERKQKVAFSKPYYQSGLTFVVRNDNDTIKSFKDLEGKTIAVQIGTTGANKAREIKDATVKEFNSSADTFLELKAGGVDAVVNDRPVNDYFLAQGGTKDAKTFPEILTAEDYGIAISKKNPELAKQIDEALEKLQANGEYDKIFEKWFGKQVK; from the coding sequence ATGTCAAGAAAGTTAATATCTCTTTTGATGCTTAGTGTTTTTGTTGTTATGGCTTTAGTAACAGGTTGTGGATCAGATACGAAAAAGAGTGATGCAAAAGTTTTAAGAATTGGGACAAATGCAGATTTTGCTCCGTTTGAATTCCAAGATGTTGATGGAAAAGAATACGTTGGTTTTGATATGGATCTAGCCAGAGCAATTGCAAAAGAAATGGGTTATCAAGCAGATATTCAAAATGTAAATTTTGATGGTTTAATTCCTGCGCTTGAAGCTGGTAATATTGATATGATTATTAGTGGAATGACAGTTACAGAAGAACGTAAACAAAAAGTAGCGTTTTCAAAACCTTATTACCAATCAGGTTTAACATTTGTTGTTAGAAATGACAACGATACAATTAAAAGTTTTAAAGATTTAGAAGGAAAAACAATTGCAGTTCAAATTGGAACGACTGGTGCAAATAAAGCAAGAGAAATTAAAGATGCTACGGTAAAAGAATTTAACAGCTCTGCAGATACTTTCTTAGAATTAAAAGCTGGTGGTGTAGATGCAGTTGTAAATGATAGACCTGTAAATGATTATTTCCTAGCACAAGGTGGAACTAAAGACGCAAAAACTTTCCCTGAAATCCTAACAGCTGAAGATTATGGAATCGCAATTTCTAAGAAAAATCCTGAACTTGCAAAACAAATTGATGAAGCATTAGAAAAATTACAGGCAAATGGTGAATACGATAAAATTTTTGAAAAATGGTTCGGTAAGCAAGTAAAATAA